A single window of Jiangella alkaliphila DNA harbors:
- a CDS encoding DUF2277 domain-containing protein, whose translation MCRNIRPLNNLAPPATNDEVYDAALQFVRKLAGTRNPSQANREAFDHAVEEIAHTTRHLLDALVTNAPARDRETEAAKARARYEARVAAGAPR comes from the coding sequence ATGTGCCGCAACATCAGACCACTCAACAACCTGGCCCCGCCTGCGACGAACGACGAGGTCTACGACGCCGCGCTGCAGTTCGTGCGCAAGCTCGCGGGCACGCGCAACCCGTCGCAGGCCAACCGCGAGGCGTTCGACCATGCCGTCGAGGAGATCGCCCACACCACGCGGCACCTCCTCGACGCGCTGGTCACCAACGCCCCGGCGCGCGACCGCGAGACCGAGGCCGCCAAGGCCCGGGCGCGCTACGAGGCGCGGGTCGCGGCTGGCGCGCCGCGCTGA